In one Echinicola marina genomic region, the following are encoded:
- a CDS encoding ATP-dependent DNA helicase — translation MNKDKEHIPKPSVLMRQNFPHQPTNGQSQFFGLMDRFFDPEFDRKATFILRGYAGTGKTSVIAAVVKSLSKMDLRSLLLAPTGRAAKVMSSYSGRMGFTIHKIIYRPKSKEGMVGTGFDLQKNYYKKTVFIVDEASMLADDELGGGNLLRDLIQFVFQHPSNRLILIGDTAQLPPVGSKNSPALNGDYMAHHFGLDVLEAELTEVMRQQLDSGILYNATQLRSEVLRKAPVISFKVKGFSDFYRMTSERLEEGLRYAYDKYGVENTIVVTRSNKTAVQFNQYIRQAIHFYEEEISTGDMLMIVRNNYTYMAESDKVSFLANGDFVEVVKIRSFEEVYGLRFATLELRLIDYPEEPYFEAKVILDTLYTSTTSLGEEAYKELYRQVVEDYAGVENRKERSEYIKKDPYLNALQVKFAYALTCHKSQGGQWNAVFVDQGYVTEEQLDTEYIRWLYTALTRATDELFLVNFNPRFFVQ, via the coding sequence ATGAATAAAGATAAGGAACATATCCCAAAGCCTTCGGTATTGATGCGTCAAAATTTTCCCCATCAGCCGACAAATGGACAGTCCCAATTTTTTGGATTGATGGATAGATTTTTTGACCCGGAATTTGACAGGAAGGCTACTTTTATTCTGAGAGGCTATGCAGGAACCGGTAAAACCTCGGTGATCGCTGCAGTAGTGAAGTCGCTTTCAAAGATGGACCTACGTTCGCTTTTACTGGCCCCTACGGGAAGGGCAGCCAAGGTCATGTCTTCCTATTCAGGGAGAATGGGGTTTACCATCCACAAAATTATTTATAGGCCCAAATCCAAAGAGGGGATGGTAGGCACAGGTTTCGATCTCCAAAAAAACTATTATAAAAAGACGGTGTTTATAGTCGATGAGGCATCTATGTTGGCAGATGACGAGCTGGGAGGAGGGAATTTACTGAGGGATTTGATCCAATTTGTCTTTCAACATCCTTCTAATCGTTTGATTTTAATTGGTGATACCGCCCAGCTTCCTCCCGTTGGATCTAAAAACAGTCCGGCTTTGAATGGAGATTATATGGCCCATCATTTTGGTCTGGATGTGCTGGAGGCAGAGCTTACTGAAGTGATGCGCCAACAACTGGATTCTGGGATTTTGTATAATGCTACCCAGCTCCGTTCGGAGGTGCTGAGAAAAGCACCTGTTATTTCCTTTAAGGTAAAGGGATTTTCTGATTTTTATCGGATGACCAGTGAACGTCTTGAGGAGGGGCTGAGATATGCTTATGATAAATATGGAGTGGAAAACACCATTGTGGTAACCCGCTCTAACAAAACAGCTGTTCAGTTCAATCAATATATCCGCCAGGCCATTCATTTTTATGAAGAAGAGATTTCCACTGGTGATATGTTGATGATCGTCCGGAACAATTATACGTACATGGCAGAATCTGATAAGGTCAGCTTTTTGGCCAACGGGGACTTTGTAGAAGTCGTAAAGATTAGGTCCTTCGAGGAAGTTTACGGTTTGCGTTTTGCTACCTTAGAATTAAGGTTGATAGACTATCCAGAAGAACCCTATTTTGAAGCAAAGGTGATTCTGGATACACTTTATACCTCGACGACTTCATTGGGAGAAGAAGCGTACAAGGAGCTGTATCGACAGGTAGTGGAAGATTATGCTGGGGTGGAAAACAGAAAGGAGCGAAGTGAGTACATTAAGAAGGATCCTTATTTAAATGCATTGCAGGTGAAATTTGCTTATGCACTTACCTGCCACAAGAGCCAAGGTGGTCAATGGAATGCCGTTTTTGTGGATCAAGGTTATGTGACAGAAGAACAATTGGATACGGAATATATTAGGTGGTTGTACACTGCCCTGACCAGGGCGACAGATGAGCTGTTTTTAGTGAATTTTAACCCGCGTTTTTTCGTACAATAA
- a CDS encoding DUF1573 domain-containing protein: MKKLVLMFFVAFAAMAVQAQTETAEAKVEEVKGPVITFEETEKDFGDISQGTKVEHTFKFTNTGTEVLKISNVAATCGCTVPKWPKEPVAPGKSAEIKVTFNSTGKMGKQRSIVRIYSNASEPIEKVALISNVIKESK; encoded by the coding sequence ATGAAAAAATTAGTTTTAATGTTTTTTGTAGCCTTCGCTGCTATGGCTGTTCAGGCCCAAACCGAAACTGCAGAAGCCAAAGTAGAAGAAGTGAAAGGACCAGTGATTACCTTTGAAGAAACGGAAAAAGACTTCGGGGATATTTCACAAGGTACCAAAGTAGAACATACTTTCAAGTTCACTAATACAGGTACAGAGGTACTGAAAATTTCTAATGTGGCAGCTACCTGCGGATGTACGGTGCCAAAATGGCCAAAAGAGCCTGTAGCTCCAGGGAAGTCTGCTGAAATTAAAGTAACTTTTAATTCAACAGGTAAAATGGGAAAGCAGAGAAGCATTGTTAGGATCTATTCCAACGCTTCCGAACCCATCGAAAAAGTAGCTTTGATTTCAAATGTGATCAAAGAAAGTAAGTGA
- a CDS encoding chaperone modulator CbpM: MIPEGYISIERLSSLYKVRLTFFEELDDYGLIRFQTLEHLRCVHEDEIKKIEIIIRLHHELEINTPGIETILHLLKKVENLQEELQRIQNRLDLYED, translated from the coding sequence ATGATACCCGAAGGATATATCAGTATAGAACGGTTGAGCAGCCTTTATAAGGTGAGATTGACATTCTTTGAAGAATTGGATGATTATGGTTTGATAAGGTTTCAAACCCTGGAGCATTTAAGGTGTGTTCATGAAGACGAAATAAAAAAAATTGAAATTATCATTAGACTCCATCATGAATTAGAGATTAATACGCCGGGTATAGAGACTATTTTACATTTGCTGAAAAAAGTGGAAAACTTGCAGGAAGAGTTACAAAGGATCCAAAACAGGCTTGACCTTTATGAGGATTAG
- a CDS encoding DnaJ C-terminal domain-containing protein, whose amino-acid sequence MDFIDYYQILGIDKNASQDEIKKAYRKLARKYHPDLNPNDQAAEKKFKEINEANEVLGNPENRKKYDQYGKDWKHAEQFEKAHQGYSRTQEKAQSFGGDFGGFSGGDYSDFFESLFGQGRGAGFGSRSQHVKFKGADLRAELQLNLEEIYQTHKRTLTINGKKIRLTIPAGVENGQVIKIKGHGAEGVNGGPKGDLYITFNIINNSSFKRHQSNLYSTVDLDLYTALLGGDITVDTFNGKVKLKVKPETANGTKIRLKGKGFPIYKTEGQFGDLYITYNIKMPQNLSDKEKELIKELAKIRNK is encoded by the coding sequence ATGGACTTTATAGACTACTATCAAATCCTGGGCATCGACAAGAATGCCTCTCAAGACGAAATCAAAAAAGCCTATCGGAAGTTGGCAAGAAAATACCATCCTGACCTTAATCCTAATGATCAGGCAGCCGAAAAAAAATTCAAGGAGATCAATGAGGCCAATGAAGTCTTGGGCAATCCTGAAAACCGAAAAAAATACGACCAATACGGTAAAGACTGGAAGCATGCCGAGCAATTTGAAAAAGCCCATCAGGGATATAGCAGAACTCAAGAGAAAGCTCAATCATTTGGCGGTGACTTTGGAGGATTTTCTGGGGGAGACTATTCCGATTTCTTCGAGTCCTTGTTTGGACAGGGCCGAGGAGCTGGATTTGGCTCTCGAAGTCAGCATGTGAAATTCAAAGGGGCAGACCTTCGAGCTGAGCTTCAACTCAATCTGGAGGAAATATACCAAACCCATAAGCGCACGCTGACCATCAATGGCAAAAAAATCAGGCTGACCATACCTGCAGGAGTAGAAAACGGGCAGGTCATCAAAATCAAAGGACATGGTGCAGAAGGCGTCAATGGTGGCCCCAAGGGAGATTTATATATCACATTTAACATCATCAATAATTCCTCTTTCAAACGTCACCAAAGCAACCTTTATAGTACGGTTGACCTGGATCTTTATACGGCCTTATTAGGTGGAGATATTACTGTGGACACCTTTAATGGAAAAGTAAAATTGAAGGTAAAACCAGAAACCGCAAATGGCACAAAAATAAGGCTCAAAGGCAAAGGCTTTCCCATATACAAAACTGAGGGACAGTTTGGCGATTTGTATATCACTTATAATATTAAAATGCCACAAAACCTCAGTGATAAAGAAAAGGAATTAATCAAGGAACTGGCTAAAATCCGAAACAAATGA
- a CDS encoding DUF294 nucleotidyltransferase-like domain-containing protein — MMAFTKPFSELPDAVQKELPSQFKEVNFPKQKRLYLQNHSGIEGFDFILKGGYEGYFYDRNQKKRRIEKYGPGTWFGGISYLYNKGISLQTVDTLPDTKILRLNHDLFLQICEENPAFRNHFVREFGERMLDMEFVHFIKGATYYPQQNNITSDSFYSHKVDSLNPRELVSCHENTPISEAAQIMGAEKTSCIFIRDMEGKIVGYVTDITLRDQVIAQGLSIKNPIKSIMKRDMVSINTDAYIYESLLLMFQTKTRYLLVEKEGKYIGFISRNKLLSEQSQSPFLFIQSVKQATSIKELKEKWSQVPGIVEQLLQRGVRSETVNEVITTVSDTIALRVIDEVLHEVGPAPSKFVFMILGSEGRKEQTLKTDQDNAIIYEDKANEQRELVREYFLDFADKVSERLDAIGFSFCKGGFMAKNPKWTHSLSHWKRNYDSWMKESTQETVMKYSTFFDKRPIYGDFTILDELHEYMDKQLDVPLERFFFNMATNALQYEPPLTFFRGIRTFTVGEQKVFDIKKAMTPIVDITRVFALKHKIFLTNTGERLDALARAGHITEEELLELKQAYYYLMSLRLDRQAKQIMLDKVQPENFVDIDGLTKIERVTIIEIFKVIKNFQMKVKIAFTNTIF, encoded by the coding sequence ATGATGGCCTTTACAAAACCTTTTTCAGAATTACCCGATGCTGTCCAGAAGGAACTGCCTTCACAGTTCAAAGAAGTCAATTTCCCCAAACAAAAGAGACTTTACCTTCAAAACCATTCTGGAATTGAGGGTTTCGATTTTATCCTAAAGGGTGGTTATGAGGGATATTTCTATGATAGGAACCAAAAGAAAAGGAGAATAGAAAAGTACGGCCCGGGCACATGGTTTGGGGGTATTTCCTATTTGTACAACAAAGGTATTAGCCTCCAGACAGTGGACACCCTTCCCGACACCAAAATCCTCCGGTTAAACCATGATCTATTTCTTCAGATATGTGAAGAGAACCCCGCTTTCAGGAACCACTTTGTCAGGGAATTTGGAGAAAGGATGTTGGACATGGAATTTGTTCATTTTATCAAAGGAGCCACTTATTACCCGCAACAAAACAATATCACCTCAGACAGTTTTTATTCCCATAAAGTAGATTCCCTTAACCCAAGGGAATTGGTTTCCTGTCATGAAAACACACCGATATCCGAGGCGGCACAAATAATGGGGGCTGAAAAAACCAGCTGCATATTCATCAGGGATATGGAAGGAAAAATCGTTGGGTATGTTACGGACATCACGCTTAGGGATCAGGTGATTGCCCAGGGCTTATCCATTAAGAACCCTATCAAATCCATCATGAAAAGGGACATGGTCTCTATCAACACCGATGCATATATTTATGAATCCCTGCTATTGATGTTTCAGACCAAGACCAGGTATTTATTGGTGGAAAAAGAAGGTAAGTACATAGGTTTTATTTCTAGGAACAAGTTACTGAGTGAGCAATCCCAATCTCCCTTTTTATTTATACAATCTGTAAAGCAGGCTACCTCTATCAAAGAATTAAAGGAAAAATGGTCTCAAGTCCCTGGCATCGTAGAACAACTGCTGCAAAGAGGCGTAAGATCTGAAACAGTTAATGAGGTCATCACAACAGTTTCGGACACTATCGCCCTCAGGGTTATAGACGAGGTACTCCATGAAGTGGGACCTGCTCCTTCTAAATTTGTTTTTATGATCCTTGGCAGTGAGGGACGTAAAGAACAAACGCTCAAAACTGACCAGGACAATGCCATTATCTATGAGGACAAAGCCAACGAACAGCGTGAACTGGTTCGTGAATATTTCCTGGATTTTGCTGACAAAGTATCCGAAAGACTTGACGCCATAGGCTTCAGTTTTTGCAAAGGTGGCTTTATGGCCAAAAATCCCAAATGGACCCATTCGCTTTCTCATTGGAAAAGAAATTATGACTCTTGGATGAAGGAATCCACCCAAGAAACCGTCATGAAATATTCTACTTTTTTTGACAAAAGACCCATCTATGGGGATTTCACCATCCTTGATGAGCTCCATGAATATATGGATAAGCAATTGGACGTCCCCTTGGAAAGGTTCTTCTTTAACATGGCCACTAATGCCTTGCAATATGAACCTCCACTGACTTTTTTCAGAGGAATCAGGACTTTTACCGTGGGTGAACAAAAGGTGTTTGATATCAAAAAAGCCATGACCCCCATAGTAGATATCACCCGGGTTTTCGCCCTAAAGCACAAAATATTCCTCACCAATACCGGAGAGCGGCTTGATGCACTGGCAAGGGCTGGCCATATTACCGAAGAAGAACTTCTGGAACTAAAACAGGCCTATTATTATTTAATGAGCCTCAGGTTAGACCGACAGGCCAAACAAATAATGTTAGACAAAGTACAACCAGAAAATTTCGTCGATATCGATGGCCTCACCAAAATAGAAAGGGTGACCATCATTGAAATTTTTAAGGTGATCAAGAACTTTCAGATGAAGGTTAAAATTGCCTTTACCAACACGATTTTCTAG
- a CDS encoding HAD family hydrolase, translating to MRNKEMTFIFDLNGTIIDDMHFHTKAWHKLFNEDLGASLSWEEVKKEMYGKNPEVLERVFGKNKFTMQEAEDWSMEKERRYQEEYLPHMKLINGLDVFFEKAKSKNVKMAIGSAAIPFNVDFVLDNLGLRDYFSAIITADNVAVSKPHPETFLLGAEALGVESEDCIVFEDAPKGVEAARNAGMKAVVLTTAHPKEDFAQYDNVLAFIENYEDPFIKELI from the coding sequence ATGCGTAACAAAGAAATGACCTTTATTTTTGATCTGAATGGTACTATAATCGATGATATGCACTTTCATACCAAGGCTTGGCATAAGCTTTTCAATGAGGATTTGGGGGCTAGCCTTTCCTGGGAAGAGGTGAAAAAGGAGATGTACGGAAAAAACCCGGAGGTGTTGGAAAGGGTTTTTGGGAAAAATAAATTCACCATGCAGGAAGCTGAGGACTGGTCCATGGAGAAAGAAAGAAGGTACCAAGAGGAATATTTGCCGCATATGAAATTGATCAACGGCTTGGATGTTTTTTTTGAAAAGGCCAAAAGCAAAAATGTAAAAATGGCCATTGGTTCAGCAGCCATTCCTTTCAATGTGGATTTTGTCTTGGATAATCTTGGACTAAGGGATTATTTCTCAGCGATTATTACTGCGGATAATGTGGCTGTGAGCAAGCCTCATCCAGAGACCTTTTTATTGGGAGCGGAAGCGCTTGGGGTTGAATCGGAAGATTGTATTGTTTTCGAAGATGCCCCAAAAGGGGTGGAGGCAGCCCGAAATGCAGGGATGAAAGCGGTCGTTTTGACCACCGCACATCCTAAAGAGGATTTTGCACAATATGACAATGTACTAGCCTTTATTGAAAACTATGAAGATCCTTTTATCAAAGAGTTGATTTAA
- a CDS encoding amidohydrolase family protein has protein sequence MRYSTLLLGFLIGFLLSCNQNPVQKTIHNLDKEKYTGKIIDMHMHTGLPHEIPAGTPSICRPSPCEGDGHATVDPKELLEKTLAAMEEYNISKAFLSGVDWSAVQTWTEKAPTRFIASPFILKADNNQLDQLREKYSSGDFKGMGEIGTQLNGIPPNDPSLVPYFDLAEELELPVLIHTLGIGPYMPHFRPSAGNPLLLEEVLINHPKLRLFVENAGFPYLEEMVAMMYQYPQLYADLSTITWVIPRQTFYDYLEGLIRAGLGKRLMFGSDQMVWPEKIGAAVEAIDQAPFLSTEQKEDIFYNNAATFLRLKNTVEGQIN, from the coding sequence ATGAGGTACAGCACTTTATTGCTGGGTTTCCTTATTGGTTTCCTACTAAGCTGCAACCAAAACCCAGTTCAAAAAACAATTCATAATCTAGACAAGGAAAAATACACGGGTAAGATCATTGATATGCACATGCATACTGGGCTCCCCCACGAAATTCCAGCCGGTACACCATCTATCTGCCGCCCTTCTCCATGCGAAGGTGATGGACATGCAACAGTCGATCCCAAAGAGCTGCTGGAGAAAACACTGGCTGCAATGGAGGAATACAATATCAGCAAAGCTTTTCTGAGTGGCGTAGACTGGTCAGCTGTCCAAACATGGACCGAAAAAGCTCCCACTCGTTTTATTGCCTCCCCTTTTATTCTAAAAGCTGATAACAACCAATTGGACCAACTAAGAGAGAAATATTCTTCGGGTGATTTTAAAGGAATGGGAGAAATAGGCACCCAACTTAACGGAATTCCTCCCAATGACCCTAGCCTTGTCCCCTATTTCGACCTGGCCGAAGAGCTAGAACTTCCAGTACTTATACATACATTAGGAATTGGTCCCTATATGCCACACTTTCGCCCCTCAGCCGGCAACCCCTTATTATTGGAAGAAGTACTCATCAACCATCCTAAACTACGCCTTTTTGTAGAAAATGCGGGCTTTCCTTATCTGGAAGAAATGGTCGCCATGATGTACCAGTACCCACAGCTCTATGCTGACCTATCTACTATTACTTGGGTCATTCCACGACAAACTTTTTATGACTACTTAGAAGGGCTGATCCGTGCCGGTCTTGGAAAACGACTGATGTTTGGTTCTGACCAAATGGTCTGGCCAGAAAAGATTGGGGCTGCTGTTGAGGCTATTGATCAGGCCCCCTTTTTATCTACCGAACAAAAAGAAGATATCTTTTATAATAACGCAGCCACATTTCTAAGGCTTAAAAATACGGTTGAGGGCCAAATTAATTGA
- a CDS encoding SRPBCC family protein produces the protein MAYNTVKLHRVFAAPVEKVFKAFADADAIASWLPPYGFICKVHNMDFKTGGSYKMSFTNFTTGNGHSFGGEYLEIKANELLKYTDQFDDPNLPGQMITTIEFKEVSCGTELFATQEGIPDVIPTEMCYLGWQESLDKLKRLVEPDIPDA, from the coding sequence ATGGCCTACAACACCGTAAAATTACATCGTGTTTTTGCAGCACCAGTGGAAAAAGTATTCAAGGCATTTGCTGATGCCGATGCCATCGCTTCTTGGTTGCCTCCTTATGGGTTTATATGTAAAGTGCATAATATGGACTTCAAAACCGGCGGAAGCTACAAAATGTCCTTTACAAATTTCACCACAGGTAATGGACATTCTTTTGGCGGAGAGTATTTAGAAATCAAAGCCAATGAACTTTTAAAATACACTGACCAATTTGACGACCCCAACCTACCGGGACAAATGATTACCACCATAGAATTCAAAGAGGTTTCCTGCGGAACAGAACTTTTCGCGACCCAAGAAGGAATTCCTGATGTCATTCCTACAGAAATGTGCTATTTAGGCTGGCAGGAATCCTTGGATAAGTTAAAGCGATTGGTAGAACCTGATATTCCGGACGCTTAA
- a CDS encoding cation transporter: MAENKELYKIAFGLAVFTIIYNIAEGLISTYLGFEDESLALFGFGSDSFIEVISGFGIAHMILRIRKNPSSKRDDFERTALRITGTAFYTLVFGLIVTSIYNIWIGHKPLTTFWGVIISTISIIVMWLLVIWKRKVGSKLDSAPILADANCTLVCVYMSIILLVSSGIYELFGIPYIDSIGTLGLAYFAYSEGIECFEKAKSDINGCCD; encoded by the coding sequence ATGGCAGAAAATAAAGAACTATACAAAATTGCTTTTGGACTGGCCGTATTTACGATAATCTACAACATAGCGGAGGGACTCATTTCAACCTATCTGGGGTTTGAAGATGAAAGCCTGGCCCTTTTTGGCTTTGGCTCGGATAGTTTTATTGAAGTCATTTCTGGGTTTGGCATAGCCCATATGATTTTAAGGATTCGGAAAAACCCCAGTAGTAAACGTGATGATTTTGAAAGAACAGCATTAAGAATCACAGGTACAGCATTTTACACCCTGGTTTTTGGGCTTATTGTTACAAGCATTTATAATATTTGGATTGGTCACAAACCACTGACAACCTTTTGGGGTGTCATCATCTCGACAATTTCTATCATTGTAATGTGGCTACTGGTCATTTGGAAAAGAAAAGTTGGGAGTAAACTGGACTCTGCCCCCATCTTAGCAGATGCCAATTGCACATTGGTATGTGTATATATGTCCATCATTCTGCTGGTAAGTAGCGGTATTTATGAATTGTTTGGGATTCCTTATATAGATAGCATTGGTACGCTTGGACTAGCTTATTTTGCTTACTCGGAAGGTATAGAGTGTTTTGAAAAAGCAAAAAGCGATATAAACGGCTGTTGTGACTGA
- a CDS encoding RNA polymerase sigma factor, with protein sequence MGNAPHELIPHLFRQEYAKMTAVLCRHFGLKHIEIAEDIASDTFLKASEHWAIHGVPENPAAWLYTVAKNKTKDYFKHLSVFETQIKEELTPNVSEKEIEYEGQIIADSQLAMIFAVCNPLNSNESQICLALQILCGFSVEEIASAFIIKPETIKKRLYRARNNLRKDNFQIKTLSGAEIKSRLSAVLKTLYLLFNEGYFSQSNDNLVRKDLCAEATRLTLQLTENPLTDTSQTNALLALMCFQSSRLEARTNHKGDIVLFDEQDQNLWDQSLIERGNYYLVKATNKKEISKYHLEAGIAYWHATPKNEHKWQHILLLYNQLVLIDYSPVTALNRTFAFSKVYGKAKAIPEAEKLKLGENNQYYQLLGYLYTESVPLKAIEYYEQALKNTRSEKKILSLKKKIEQLKLNNSQ encoded by the coding sequence ATGGGTAATGCTCCTCATGAATTGATCCCTCATCTATTCCGACAGGAATACGCTAAAATGACGGCTGTACTATGCCGTCATTTTGGTTTGAAGCATATTGAAATTGCCGAAGACATTGCCAGCGATACTTTTTTGAAAGCATCAGAGCATTGGGCGATCCATGGTGTTCCGGAAAATCCTGCTGCATGGCTCTATACAGTAGCCAAAAACAAAACCAAGGACTATTTCAAACACCTCTCTGTATTTGAAACCCAAATCAAAGAAGAGCTGACTCCTAATGTTTCTGAAAAAGAAATCGAGTATGAAGGGCAAATTATTGCAGACAGCCAATTGGCGATGATTTTTGCCGTTTGCAATCCCCTCAATTCCAACGAAAGCCAGATTTGCCTAGCCCTTCAAATACTGTGTGGCTTTAGTGTGGAAGAAATAGCCAGTGCCTTCATAATAAAACCTGAAACCATTAAAAAGCGTTTGTATCGGGCAAGAAACAATCTCCGTAAAGACAATTTTCAAATCAAAACATTGTCCGGTGCTGAAATTAAATCTCGACTGAGCGCTGTTTTAAAAACACTTTACCTACTATTTAACGAAGGTTACTTTTCCCAATCCAATGATAATTTAGTACGAAAGGATCTTTGCGCTGAGGCGACAAGATTAACACTGCAATTGACCGAAAACCCATTAACGGACACCTCTCAGACCAATGCCTTATTGGCATTAATGTGCTTTCAAAGCTCCAGATTAGAGGCAAGGACAAACCATAAAGGAGACATTGTTTTATTTGACGAACAGGATCAAAACTTATGGGACCAATCACTCATAGAAAGAGGAAACTACTATTTAGTAAAAGCTACAAATAAGAAAGAAATTTCAAAGTACCACCTGGAAGCTGGAATTGCCTATTGGCACGCTACACCAAAAAATGAACACAAGTGGCAACATATATTGCTGTTGTACAACCAACTTGTCCTAATCGACTATTCTCCCGTAACAGCATTGAACCGCACATTTGCCTTTTCAAAAGTTTACGGAAAGGCTAAAGCAATTCCCGAAGCTGAAAAATTAAAGCTTGGGGAAAACAATCAATACTATCAACTATTGGGATATTTATACACAGAATCAGTACCATTAAAGGCAATTGAATATTACGAACAAGCCCTCAAAAACACCCGATCGGAAAAGAAAATCCTATCTTTAAAAAAGAAAATAGAACAACTTAAACTAAACAACAGCCAATAA
- a CDS encoding YciI family protein produces MKEFALIFRLKDISDFKPSPEQMQERMNWLSSIAAQNKLVDKGNTLLPIPGSAKTVKANNEVTDGPYTEIKEFISGYIVVKTEDIDEAVEIAKGNPIFKIGGTIEVREVLKK; encoded by the coding sequence ATGAAAGAATTCGCATTAATTTTCAGACTGAAAGACATATCAGATTTCAAGCCTTCTCCCGAACAGATGCAGGAGCGAATGAACTGGTTGAGCAGCATTGCCGCTCAAAACAAATTGGTTGACAAGGGCAACACCCTGCTTCCTATTCCTGGAAGTGCAAAAACAGTCAAAGCAAACAATGAAGTAACTGATGGACCCTACACCGAAATCAAAGAATTTATCAGTGGCTATATCGTGGTAAAAACCGAAGACATTGACGAAGCGGTCGAAATAGCCAAGGGAAATCCTATATTCAAAATTGGAGGGACTATTGAGGTACGTGAAGTATTGAAGAAATAA
- a CDS encoding LytR/AlgR family response regulator transcription factor, protein MTTKQAYSTIIVDDEPLARMRLRSMIEEYPEKFEVIAEAENGEQAIEKINQLKPELICLDIQMPEINGFDVLKNLHYLPKVIFCTAYDEFALKAFDTNCIDYLVKPLTKERFARTIEKMEQLSDNRSNINMDQLIEQFNRQLQKTETSSIPVKVGDRVIFIRLDEVSYFQADEKYVNIVTKHAKSYILDSSLKKLEEKLPDYFIRVHKSYLINKKLLKEINKYYNNRFVLVLDDYSQSKITSGRSYYQEIKSLLEY, encoded by the coding sequence ATGACCACAAAGCAAGCATACAGCACTATTATCGTGGACGATGAACCCTTGGCCAGAATGAGGCTAAGATCAATGATAGAAGAATATCCTGAAAAATTTGAAGTCATTGCTGAAGCGGAAAATGGAGAACAAGCCATTGAAAAAATCAACCAACTGAAGCCAGAGCTTATTTGTCTGGATATACAGATGCCGGAAATCAACGGTTTTGATGTACTGAAAAACCTTCATTATTTGCCCAAAGTGATTTTTTGTACAGCCTACGATGAATTTGCCTTAAAAGCCTTTGACACCAACTGTATCGACTACCTGGTCAAGCCACTCACAAAAGAAAGATTTGCCAGGACCATAGAAAAAATGGAACAGTTGAGTGATAACAGATCGAATATCAACATGGATCAGCTCATTGAACAGTTTAATCGGCAGTTACAGAAAACTGAAACATCATCTATCCCAGTAAAGGTGGGCGATCGGGTTATCTTTATCCGCCTCGATGAAGTCTCCTACTTTCAAGCAGATGAGAAGTATGTGAATATTGTCACCAAACATGCTAAATCCTATATTTTGGATTCAAGCCTAAAAAAGTTAGAAGAAAAGTTACCTGATTATTTTATCAGGGTGCACAAATCATATCTGATTAACAAAAAACTACTGAAAGAAATCAATAAGTATTATAACAACCGTTTTGTATTGGTGCTAGACGATTACAGCCAAAGTAAAATCACTAGTGGAAGGAGTTATTACCAAGAAATAAAATCTTTACTTGAATATTAA